In Mesotoga infera, the sequence TACGACATAAACATAATCGATCGTGTAGGTGGTGGAGATGCATTTGCTGCGGGACTGATCTTTGGATTGGACAATTCCTGGGAACCAGAAAAATCACTTGAATTTGGAGTAGCTGCCTCATGCCTGAAACACACAATTAAGGGAGATTTCAACGTCGTATCTAGGGATGAGATCGAGAAGCTACTTTCTGGAAACGCTTCAGGAAGAGTCGTCAGGTAAGAATGTGAAATCTAGACGGTATTTTCAAAGTTGTGATGCGTGCGGTTTCCAGAACAGCAAAACCGTTGGCATCTCCAAGTGTCCTGAGTGCGGCGGCACTCTGAATTACAGATACGATCAAGGCGGTAAAGCAAATGTTGACGGTTTCCCGGACAAGGATCTTTTTGGATTGTGGAAATACCACAAATTGCTGCCGATAGATGATGTTCGGTACTGTATAACGTTGGGAGAGGGCGCTACTCCTCTAACTACGAGCATTAGGCTTCGGGCGGAGTTAGGCACCGCCGGAAGAGTAATGTTGAAGGACGAGACTCAGAACCCTACCGGCACTTACAAAGACCGTCCCGCGGCTATGGGAGTCAGCAAGGCCATAGAAATCGGTTCAGGAAAAGTGATTATCGCTTCCGACGGAAACGCTGGCCCTGCAACGGCTGCTTACTGCGCAAGAGCAGGACTCAAATGCTTCGTGCTTATGCCTGCCGATACGCCAGTTGAAAGAAATGTGCAGACGATCTTGTACGGTGCTAATCTTATTCTTATTGAAAATAGTACTGTCAGCGATTGCATTGACCTAATAACTGATCTATCTGAATCTTATGAATGGACTCATCTGACAACTGCCGCGGCGGTCAATCCGTATCACTTTGAAGGTACAAAAACCATTGCTTTCGAAATTGCGGAGGATCTTGAGTGGAACACTCCCGATTGGGTAGTAATGCCTGCGGGAGGGGCCGGTCTATCAGCAGCTGTCTGGAAGGGCTTTTTGGAGATTATGGAAGCTGGAATAATCACTGAGCTCCCGAGAATTCTTGCTGTTCAAGCCGAGGGATGCGCCCCTTTAGTAAAAGCCTTTAAGGAGGGTAAGAAGAAGGTTGAGAGATGGGAGAATCCCAGCACTTTAGCAAAGGCAATCAGCGTTCCTTTTCCGCTTGACGGTGAACTGGTGCTTCGCGCAATTAGGGATTCCGGTGGGTCGGCCATCTCTGTATCTGACGTTGAGATGGTTCGTGCAGCCGGTGTTATGGCAAGACTTGAGG encodes:
- a CDS encoding threonine synthase, translated to MRSRSYFLETLQEESSGKNVKSRRYFQSCDACGFQNSKTVGISKCPECGGTLNYRYDQGGKANVDGFPDKDLFGLWKYHKLLPIDDVRYCITLGEGATPLTTSIRLRAELGTAGRVMLKDETQNPTGTYKDRPAAMGVSKAIEIGSGKVIIASDGNAGPATAAYCARAGLKCFVLMPADTPVERNVQTILYGANLILIENSTVSDCIDLITDLSESYEWTHLTTAAAVNPYHFEGTKTIAFEIAEDLEWNTPDWVVMPAGGAGLSAAVWKGFLEIMEAGIITELPRILAVQAEGCAPLVKAFKEGKKKVERWENPSTLAKAISVPFPLDGELVLRAIRDSGGSAISVSDVEMVRAAGVMARLEGIFAEPTGAASVAGLAKALEEGIISKKESVVALVTGTGLKEITSFGKLLQSPKTIGRDISDLKNILDR